From the Lusitaniella coriacea LEGE 07157 genome, one window contains:
- a CDS encoding class I SAM-dependent methyltransferase gives MDEATTKEPQYQEHITLGQTKGLTQLGFRANATWHQDPRRLLFVLSRYKFVSKMLSGKQKVLEVGCGDAFATRIVLQEVGSICAIDFDPVFVDHVNEQMEDPWTFDCRVHDMLSGPVEGGFDAAYSLDVIEHIPKEDECTFVNNIAQSLSENGVLIVGAPSIQSQVYASEGSKQGHINCKDQKELKALMQNYFFNVFMFSMNDEVVHTGFHPMAHYLFALCVGRK, from the coding sequence ATGGATGAAGCGACAACGAAAGAGCCTCAATATCAAGAGCATATAACGCTTGGTCAAACTAAAGGGCTGACACAGCTTGGGTTCCGAGCAAATGCAACGTGGCACCAGGATCCGCGACGCTTACTGTTTGTTCTGTCGAGGTATAAATTTGTCTCAAAAATGTTAAGTGGCAAACAAAAAGTGTTGGAAGTTGGTTGTGGAGATGCTTTTGCCACGCGCATCGTTCTGCAAGAAGTGGGTTCGATTTGTGCCATTGACTTCGATCCGGTATTTGTCGATCATGTGAACGAGCAAATGGAAGACCCTTGGACATTCGACTGTCGCGTTCACGATATGCTCTCAGGGCCAGTTGAAGGGGGTTTTGATGCCGCTTATTCCCTGGATGTCATCGAGCATATTCCCAAAGAAGATGAATGCACGTTTGTGAATAATATCGCTCAATCTTTGAGTGAGAATGGTGTTTTAATTGTTGGTGCGCCCTCAATTCAGTCACAAGTTTATGCTTCTGAGGGAAGCAAACAGGGTCATATTAATTGCAAGGATCAGAAAGAGCTTAAAGCATTGATGCAAAATTATTTTTTCAATGTTTTTATGTTCTCGATGAATGATGAGGTTGTCCATACGGGTTTTCATCCGATGGCGCATTATCTATTTGCTTTGTGTGTCGGTCGAAAATAA
- a CDS encoding LIC12192 family sporadic carbohydrate cluster protein encodes MGWRGYISSREIAGQIIPQRVQNLVIRNYTQKNNMLFLLSATEYYMDNCYMMLNSLQEELINLAGLVFYSLDLLPGEWKRRKQLYETILSKECEVHFALEELVIARGEQISLIEDILSCRTIAMEAENGIEQVARASLLFQET; translated from the coding sequence TTGGGATGGCGAGGCTATATTTCTAGTCGTGAAATCGCAGGACAAATTATTCCCCAAAGAGTCCAGAATTTAGTAATTCGCAACTACACTCAAAAAAACAATATGCTTTTTCTTTTGAGTGCCACAGAGTATTATATGGATAATTGTTATATGATGCTCAATTCACTACAAGAAGAGCTAATTAATCTAGCTGGCTTGGTTTTCTATTCTCTAGATTTATTGCCTGGGGAGTGGAAGCGAAGAAAACAGCTTTATGAGACTATCTTGAGCAAAGAATGCGAGGTACATTTTGCACTGGAAGAATTGGTCATTGCGAGAGGGGAGCAGATTAGCCTAATCGAAGATATTTTGAGTTGCAGAACAATTGCGATGGAAGCAGAAAACGGCATTGAGCAAGTCGCGAGAGCTAGTTTGTTATTTCAGGAAACCTGA
- a CDS encoding sporadic carbohydrate cluster 2OG-Fe(II) oxygenase has product MKNPFFTLEENEIIQKFLENGYLIFPIKDITILNQIKVSLYEAGTKLLALEKKLGRDSFFDKTHTFVAVEQLNNFRVKLISHLAQDKSINHLVYFLGKQYLDRLVGNELAMQRSCNLSIQLPGDNSSLLPVHSDVWSGNSPYEVVFWLPLVDCYCTKSMFILPKPASDRVYQNFQEYSKLNSEEFFQAIQEQLVWLDVPYGHAVIFSHSLPHGNCVNKEKETRWTINVRFKSLLSPYGTKGLGESFLPITIRPTTRIGMSYTKPQCQ; this is encoded by the coding sequence ATGAAAAATCCCTTCTTTACCTTAGAAGAGAATGAAATAATTCAAAAATTTTTAGAAAATGGTTACCTTATTTTTCCGATAAAAGATATTACAATTTTGAATCAAATCAAAGTGAGTTTATATGAAGCAGGGACAAAATTACTTGCTTTAGAAAAAAAGCTAGGTCGAGATTCTTTTTTTGATAAAACTCACACTTTTGTAGCAGTCGAGCAGTTAAATAACTTTCGAGTAAAATTGATTTCTCATCTCGCACAAGACAAGTCCATTAATCATCTGGTGTATTTCTTGGGGAAGCAATACCTCGATCGATTAGTTGGCAATGAGCTAGCAATGCAAAGAAGCTGCAATCTTAGTATTCAATTGCCAGGAGACAACAGTTCGCTATTACCTGTTCATTCCGATGTTTGGTCGGGAAATTCTCCTTATGAAGTGGTCTTCTGGCTCCCCTTAGTGGATTGCTATTGCACCAAGTCGATGTTTATTTTGCCTAAACCTGCTTCGGATCGCGTTTATCAAAATTTCCAAGAATACTCTAAACTTAATTCCGAAGAATTCTTTCAAGCAATTCAAGAACAACTCGTTTGGCTGGATGTTCCCTATGGTCATGCAGTAATTTTTTCTCACTCTCTCCCTCATGGCAATTGTGTTAATAAAGAGAAAGAAACGCGCTGGACAATTAATGTACGTTTTAAAAGCTTGCTTTCGCCTTACGGCACTAAGGGATTAGGAGAGTCATTCCTGCCCATTACAATCCGTCCAACCACTCGAATTGGAATGAGTTATACAAAACCACAATGTCAATAA
- a CDS encoding class I SAM-dependent methyltransferase, translated as MANLDFVTRLHTRTQRNYLERVTSDDKAECAIIAKQYGKDYWDGDRRYGYGGYRYDGRWLTVAKAMADHYGLKAGDKILDVGCGKGYLLYEFTQAVPGIEIAGIDISEYAIANAKEEVKPFLQIGNATDLPYPDDSFDFIVSITTLHNLYNYELHKVLQEIERVGKENKYVLIESYRNERERVNLLYWQLTCETFYTPQEWEWFAQQSGYTGDFGYIFFE; from the coding sequence GTGGCAAATCTCGATTTTGTAACCAGACTTCACACCCGCACTCAACGTAATTACCTCGAACGAGTAACTTCTGATGACAAGGCAGAATGTGCCATCATTGCCAAACAGTACGGCAAAGATTACTGGGATGGAGATCGCCGTTATGGCTATGGAGGTTATCGTTATGATGGGCGTTGGTTGACTGTTGCTAAGGCAATGGCAGATCACTATGGACTAAAAGCTGGCGATAAAATTCTTGATGTAGGATGTGGAAAAGGCTACCTCCTATACGAATTCACTCAAGCTGTCCCAGGTATTGAAATTGCCGGAATTGATATTTCTGAGTATGCAATTGCCAATGCCAAGGAAGAAGTTAAACCGTTTTTGCAAATAGGTAATGCAACTGACTTACCTTATCCTGATGACAGCTTTGACTTTATTGTTTCCATCACAACACTCCACAACTTATATAACTACGAATTGCACAAAGTGCTTCAAGAAATCGAGCGCGTTGGCAAAGAAAATAAATATGTTCTTATTGAGTCTTATCGGAATGAACGAGAAAGAGTGAACCTACTTTATTGGCAACTAACCTGCGAAACCTTCTATACTCCCCAGGAATGGGAGTGGTTTGCTCAACAGAGTGGCTATACAGGAGATTTCGGATATATCTTTTTTGAGTGA
- a CDS encoding glycosyltransferase family 2 protein — MHLPIVSDPKTKQLSIIVPAYNEESTLGITVTEILSIAPKILDTYEVIIVNDGSTDDTAITADYLAQQHSCVSVIHQPTNRGVGAAYIAGLGAAQYEYLTLVPGDNAFNAAGIEALFKAVGTAELLVSYRSNMKVRTPLRHFLSIACTLSMQLLTGRPIRDAHSLYVYPVALARQIKVNPGYGYHIESLSKMLLRAESYKEVQVWLNPRPDESSGVMKPRVIFSLIATMLRQFVERFRNFISRRPTEKVVEKSQRKVKVMK, encoded by the coding sequence ATGCACTTGCCTATAGTATCCGATCCCAAAACCAAACAGCTTTCAATTATAGTACCTGCCTACAATGAAGAGTCAACTCTTGGCATTACGGTAACAGAAATTCTCTCGATTGCCCCAAAGATTCTGGATACTTATGAGGTAATAATTGTGAACGACGGCAGTACAGATGATACAGCAATTACCGCAGATTATCTCGCTCAACAGCATTCTTGCGTCTCCGTGATTCACCAACCCACGAATCGGGGCGTTGGGGCGGCTTATATCGCCGGCTTGGGAGCAGCTCAGTATGAATATCTCACCCTAGTTCCAGGGGATAACGCCTTCAACGCTGCTGGGATTGAAGCTTTGTTCAAAGCTGTCGGAACGGCTGAATTACTTGTGTCTTACCGCAGTAATATGAAAGTCCGTACCCCCCTGCGCCACTTTCTATCTATTGCTTGTACGCTATCCATGCAGTTACTGACGGGTCGCCCCATCCGCGATGCTCACAGCTTATATGTTTACCCTGTTGCACTCGCACGGCAAATCAAAGTCAATCCAGGATATGGCTATCACATCGAGAGTCTTTCCAAGATGCTGCTGCGTGCGGAGTCTTATAAAGAAGTTCAAGTTTGGCTGAATCCTCGACCGGATGAAAGTTCGGGCGTGATGAAACCCCGTGTCATTTTTTCTCTAATTGCAACGATGTTACGGCAGTTTGTCGAGCGCTTTCGCAATTTCATCAGCCGTCGTCCCACCGAGAAAGTTGTGGAGAAAAGTCAACGTAAAGTTAAGGTCATGAAGTAA
- a CDS encoding lysylphosphatidylglycerol synthase transmembrane domain-containing protein, translating to MTRKHLGLIIQMIGTIALLFFLFKKFDWNSFWLLLSDIPLWFYFFSLSIVFLGAVLYTIRWQCILNSMGIKLPFLLLLRQYLIGAFFNNFLPTGIGGDWARIYYLGQQHGFVSMTASVFMDRFLGFFSLTLVGTILCWLLNPSSMIFTLSKNLLTACLLMFFTIFLIAGFAPIEKLLLKALIFIPRSKSIIEKLQKFIDQVRLIGKNPTVLFAAVTLVSCYLLTTAVVYYSFFERFSSGNINLGLVVAALSSIDILTNIPISVNGIGLREQLHYLLFATVGVSKEVSVSMSLLIFSNILALSLAGYFCWLRLKLSQKP from the coding sequence ATGACTCGCAAACATCTTGGGCTAATCATTCAAATGATTGGAACAATTGCCCTACTGTTTTTCCTCTTCAAAAAATTTGATTGGAATAGTTTTTGGCTTCTTTTAAGCGATATTCCACTTTGGTTCTATTTTTTCTCTCTAAGCATTGTTTTTCTTGGAGCAGTTCTTTATACGATTAGATGGCAATGTATTCTCAATTCAATGGGGATTAAGCTTCCTTTTTTATTGTTACTCAGACAGTACTTAATCGGCGCATTTTTTAATAATTTTCTGCCAACCGGGATTGGTGGAGACTGGGCAAGAATTTACTATCTCGGTCAACAGCATGGATTTGTCAGTATGACTGCTTCAGTTTTTATGGATCGTTTTCTTGGCTTTTTCTCTCTGACTTTAGTAGGAACGATACTCTGTTGGCTTCTAAATCCTTCATCCATGATATTCACTCTTTCAAAAAACTTGCTTACAGCTTGTTTGTTGATGTTTTTTACTATCTTTTTGATTGCTGGATTTGCTCCTATTGAAAAACTCTTGCTTAAGGCACTCATTTTTATTCCGCGGTCAAAATCTATCATTGAAAAGCTACAAAAATTCATCGACCAAGTTAGACTTATTGGGAAAAACCCAACTGTACTATTCGCAGCAGTAACCCTTGTTTCTTGTTACCTACTAACGACTGCCGTTGTTTATTACAGTTTTTTTGAACGTTTCTCCTCAGGTAATATTAATTTGGGGCTAGTCGTTGCCGCTCTTAGCAGTATTGATATTCTTACTAACATTCCAATCTCAGTTAATGGAATCGGTCTAAGAGAGCAGCTTCACTATTTGTTATTTGCAACAGTAGGGGTAAGCAAAGAAGTTTCTGTCAGTATGTCCTTACTTATTTTCTCGAATATCTTGGCTTTGAGCTTAGCAGGATATTTTTGCTGGTTGCGCTTAAAACTCTCACAAAAACCCTAA
- the asnB gene encoding asparagine synthase (glutamine-hydrolyzing) produces MCGICGVVYAERDRPVNPELVNIMTATITHRGPDQDGFYVRENVGLGSRRLSIIDLDGGQQPIHNEDKTVWVVFNGELYNYRDLTRSLNHLGHKFYTSTDTEVLVHAYEEFGDEFIEYLNGMFAFALWDTRKQRLIIARDRLGIKPLYYTLHDDALIFGSELKTILTYPGISRSVDLVALNEYLSFEYVPTPRTIFQGISQLPPGHALSFCHGRMNIWQYWDVNLGRSENIKPKRAKEYERELLSILRHAVEKEMVSDVPVGVLLSGGLDSSAVAALMTDIAPGNVKSFSVRFDDPSFDESSYARQVARYLGTEHYELTLTPNIALDLVPQIAKFLDQPLGDSSFIPTFLLSQFTRNHVKVALGGDGGDELFAGYSTLQAHRLVEYYERLVPGFVRHRIVPWFVDRMPVSFNNISLDFKLRRFIEGRGIPIVMRHHQWLGSFTVAQKRQLLQPWTQLLEKDTYHAAFEHQIQSGAKEALNQLLYCDLKMYLEGDILPKVDRASMANSLEVRVPLLNHTLVEYVAQIPHSMKLHGLTTKYILRRAMRDRLPKEILGRGKKGFNMPVAKWLTGDLRPLLEDMLSADRLKREGFFNPHYVQQLLQDHQQGKQDNRKLLWTLLIFELWHEHWGFSGKS; encoded by the coding sequence ATGTGTGGAATTTGTGGTGTTGTATACGCAGAACGCGATCGCCCTGTCAATCCCGAACTGGTGAATATTATGACTGCGACTATTACCCATCGCGGACCCGACCAAGATGGTTTTTACGTTCGCGAGAATGTGGGTTTAGGGTCAAGGCGACTCTCCATTATCGATCTTGATGGCGGACAGCAGCCGATCCACAATGAGGATAAAACAGTTTGGGTGGTTTTCAACGGCGAACTCTACAACTACCGCGACCTCACCCGATCCCTTAACCATCTGGGACATAAATTTTATACCTCTACCGATACGGAAGTTCTCGTTCACGCCTACGAAGAATTTGGCGATGAGTTTATTGAATATCTCAATGGGATGTTCGCTTTTGCTTTGTGGGATACGCGGAAGCAAAGATTAATTATTGCGCGCGATCGTCTGGGGATTAAACCCCTCTACTATACGCTTCATGATGATGCTTTGATTTTTGGTTCTGAACTGAAAACGATCCTCACCTATCCAGGCATTTCCCGCAGCGTAGATCTCGTTGCTCTCAATGAATACCTCAGTTTTGAATATGTTCCCACCCCTCGCACGATTTTCCAGGGCATTTCTCAACTTCCTCCAGGACACGCTCTGAGCTTTTGTCATGGCAGAATGAATATTTGGCAATATTGGGATGTTAATTTAGGTCGCAGCGAAAATATCAAACCCAAACGAGCTAAAGAGTACGAACGAGAGCTATTGAGTATTCTCAGACATGCTGTTGAGAAAGAAATGGTCAGCGATGTTCCCGTTGGGGTATTACTGAGTGGCGGACTCGATTCCAGTGCAGTTGCTGCGTTAATGACTGATATTGCACCGGGAAATGTTAAAAGCTTTTCCGTTCGCTTTGACGACCCTTCCTTTGATGAATCTTCCTACGCGCGCCAAGTTGCGCGTTACCTCGGAACGGAACATTATGAACTAACCCTCACGCCGAATATTGCTTTAGATTTAGTTCCACAAATCGCAAAATTTCTCGACCAACCTTTGGGTGACTCTTCTTTTATCCCAACCTTTCTTCTCTCTCAATTCACCCGAAATCACGTTAAGGTAGCATTAGGAGGAGATGGAGGTGACGAGCTTTTTGCAGGATACTCTACCTTACAAGCTCACCGACTGGTGGAATATTACGAACGATTAGTCCCTGGTTTTGTGCGCCATCGCATTGTTCCTTGGTTTGTGGATAGAATGCCTGTTTCGTTTAATAACATCAGCTTAGATTTCAAGCTTCGTCGCTTCATCGAAGGACGCGGTATTCCAATCGTCATGCGCCACCATCAATGGTTGGGATCGTTCACAGTGGCACAGAAGCGACAACTGTTGCAGCCTTGGACGCAATTACTTGAAAAAGATACCTATCACGCGGCATTTGAGCATCAAATTCAGTCGGGGGCAAAGGAAGCACTCAATCAACTGCTTTATTGCGATCTAAAAATGTATTTGGAAGGGGATATTTTGCCAAAAGTCGATCGCGCGAGCATGGCAAATTCTCTTGAAGTTCGCGTTCCCCTACTCAATCACACTTTAGTTGAATATGTCGCACAAATCCCCCACAGCATGAAATTACACGGTTTAACCACAAAATATATCCTGCGGCGAGCAATGCGCGATCGTCTGCCCAAAGAGATTTTAGGACGAGGCAAAAAAGGATTTAATATGCCTGTCGCTAAGTGGCTAACAGGCGACCTTCGACCGTTGTTAGAGGATATGTTGTCGGCGGATCGACTGAAGCGAGAGGGCTTTTTCAATCCCCATTACGTTCAGCAGTTATTGCAAGACCATCAACAAGGAAAACAAGACAATCGGAAGTTATTGTGGACGTTGCTGATCTTTGAACTCTGGCACGAGCATTGGGGATTTTCAGGGAAAAGTTGA
- a CDS encoding transketolase family protein, protein MRKLCLEKVYEFAKNDERIFFMGSDLGFGTLNQFKEEIPGRFLMEGVNEANIIGIAAGLALEGRIVYVNTIATFITRRCFEQVVLDLGLHNVNVRLIGNGGGVVYAPLGPTHLAIDDIAILRAIPNMTIVAPADEAEMGRLMPLTVEHPGPMYIRLGKGNEPILTTDDIPFAIGKVFPMREGSDALIITTGVTLKASLDAADTLKQQGISTAVLHVPTVKPLDTTALLEHMASVPVVVTIEEHTLMGGLGSAVAEIVAEANFNPSKRFKRIGIPDVFPDKYGAQLDVMARYGISAEKLVAVVEVLSQ, encoded by the coding sequence ATGCGTAAACTTTGTTTGGAGAAGGTCTACGAATTCGCGAAAAACGACGAGCGCATTTTCTTTATGGGGTCGGATTTGGGGTTTGGAACCCTTAATCAATTTAAAGAAGAAATACCCGGTCGATTTTTGATGGAGGGGGTTAACGAAGCGAATATTATTGGAATTGCTGCGGGACTGGCTCTTGAAGGTCGAATTGTTTATGTCAATACGATTGCAACCTTTATTACCCGCCGCTGTTTCGAGCAGGTCGTACTCGATTTAGGCTTGCATAATGTTAATGTTCGCCTCATTGGAAATGGGGGTGGAGTTGTCTATGCGCCTCTTGGTCCGACACACTTGGCAATAGACGATATTGCCATTTTACGCGCTATTCCCAATATGACCATTGTAGCTCCGGCGGATGAGGCGGAAATGGGACGCTTGATGCCGCTCACTGTCGAACATCCGGGTCCGATGTATATCCGTTTGGGTAAGGGGAACGAGCCAATTTTAACCACCGATGATATACCATTTGCGATTGGTAAGGTATTTCCGATGCGCGAGGGATCTGATGCGTTAATTATCACAACGGGGGTAACGCTGAAAGCATCGCTAGATGCGGCGGATACGCTAAAACAGCAAGGAATTTCTACAGCAGTGCTGCACGTGCCGACGGTTAAACCCCTAGATACAACGGCGCTTCTAGAGCATATGGCTTCCGTTCCGGTTGTCGTCACCATTGAAGAGCATACTTTAATGGGGGGATTAGGAAGTGCAGTTGCCGAAATCGTTGCTGAGGCGAACTTTAATCCATCAAAGCGCTTCAAGCGCATTGGAATTCCGGATGTATTCCCCGATAAGTATGGCGCGCAGTTGGATGTAATGGCACGTTATGGGATTAGTGCGGAGAAGTTGGTTGCTGTGGTTGAGGTACTGAGCCAGTAG
- a CDS encoding transketolase produces MSNSPTIAEPPNADSPGLDRRSRALRKIVVRILEGSRRGHLGAAYSLIEILRVLYDDILRYDPKNPKWSARDRCILSKGHGCLALYAILADKGFFPKTELDKFCQEDGILGGHPEASKVPGVEASTGSLGHGLSIGIGFALNARYAQTDSRTFVILGDGESNEGSVWEAAMCAGKHKLSNLTVLVDYNKHQSYGSTFEVQDLEPFADKWRAFGFAATEVDGHDVEALRSALTQVPFESDKPSAIICHTIKGKGISYAENNLKWHHKNKISDEEIQSMLAELEVGVDA; encoded by the coding sequence ATGAGCAATTCCCCTACTATCGCTGAACCGCCAAATGCTGATTCTCCTGGATTAGATCGTCGTTCCAGGGCGTTACGCAAAATCGTTGTTAGAATCCTTGAAGGAAGTCGTAGAGGACACCTCGGTGCGGCATATTCTTTAATCGAGATTTTGCGAGTCCTGTATGACGATATCCTTCGCTATGATCCCAAAAATCCGAAATGGTCAGCGCGCGATCGCTGTATCCTGAGTAAAGGTCATGGCTGTCTGGCACTATACGCAATACTTGCTGACAAAGGTTTCTTCCCCAAAACCGAGCTGGACAAGTTTTGTCAAGAAGATGGGATTCTCGGCGGTCATCCAGAAGCCAGTAAAGTTCCGGGTGTAGAAGCTTCTACCGGAAGCTTGGGACACGGACTGTCTATTGGGATTGGTTTTGCGCTGAATGCGCGCTACGCTCAAACCGATTCTCGTACCTTTGTGATTCTGGGTGATGGCGAATCGAATGAAGGCTCAGTCTGGGAAGCTGCAATGTGTGCGGGAAAACACAAGTTAAGTAACTTAACCGTCTTAGTGGACTACAACAAGCATCAATCCTACGGCTCTACCTTTGAGGTTCAGGATTTAGAACCTTTCGCAGATAAATGGCGAGCATTTGGTTTTGCTGCAACGGAGGTAGATGGTCATGATGTCGAGGCGTTACGTTCCGCTTTGACTCAAGTCCCTTTCGAGTCTGACAAACCGAGTGCAATTATTTGCCATACCATCAAAGGCAAAGGCATTAGTTATGCCGAAAATAACTTGAAATGGCACCACAAAAATAAGATATCGGACGAGGAAATTCAGTCTATGTTGGCAGAACTGGAGGTTGGAGTCGATGCGTAA
- a CDS encoding aminoglycoside phosphotransferase family protein, whose protein sequence is MNTFSVQVSNLESILPQLPGYPFSEANRVSGGKNSQVYRLRNDADEQYALKLYFRHHLDRRNRLETEFTSLQLFEENGIKSVPKAFLRNQEQGWALYEYIEGDAIDSSEIRESDINALVQFLINLKNLKKLPQCQHLSPASEACFSVSAIANNLEQRLYRLTSLEEKKGQYEELECFLTKDFIPFLEQLIEWSKSRLQQSNTSFEKEINAVKRTLSPSDFGFHNALRCNDGKLVFLDFEYFGWDDPAKMISDFLLHPARILDYSLKQQFFEQIQLGFEDHKDLTKRVEIVYPLFGLKWCLIFLNEFIPEHLLRRGFADVNPMDKSKRQAEQLAKSKQMLNKIASEYEQFPYYR, encoded by the coding sequence ATGAATACTTTTTCAGTACAAGTCTCTAATTTAGAATCAATCCTTCCTCAGTTACCAGGGTATCCCTTCTCAGAAGCTAACAGAGTAAGCGGCGGAAAAAACAGCCAAGTCTATCGACTCAGAAATGATGCTGACGAACAATATGCTCTAAAGCTCTATTTTCGCCATCACCTGGATCGAAGAAATCGTTTGGAAACTGAATTTACCTCTCTTCAGCTATTTGAAGAAAACGGGATTAAAAGCGTTCCTAAAGCTTTTTTGCGTAATCAAGAGCAAGGATGGGCGCTGTACGAGTATATTGAAGGAGACGCGATCGATTCTTCAGAAATTCGAGAGTCAGATATTAATGCGCTAGTCCAATTTCTGATTAACCTGAAAAATCTCAAAAAACTCCCGCAGTGCCAGCATCTTTCCCCAGCATCAGAAGCTTGCTTTTCTGTTAGTGCAATTGCCAATAATCTCGAACAGCGCCTTTACCGTTTAACTTCTCTTGAAGAAAAAAAGGGGCAATATGAAGAACTCGAATGCTTTCTAACAAAAGATTTTATTCCGTTTTTAGAACAGCTTATAGAGTGGTCTAAATCTCGTCTCCAACAGTCAAACACAAGCTTCGAGAAAGAGATAAATGCTGTCAAAAGAACCCTCAGTCCTTCTGATTTTGGGTTTCACAATGCACTGAGATGTAATGATGGAAAATTAGTCTTTCTGGATTTTGAGTACTTTGGTTGGGACGATCCCGCAAAAATGATTTCTGATTTTCTCCTTCACCCAGCAAGGATATTGGATTACTCCCTTAAGCAGCAATTTTTTGAGCAAATTCAACTAGGATTTGAAGATCATAAAGATTTGACAAAAAGAGTCGAAATTGTATATCCTCTGTTCGGTCTTAAATGGTGTCTAATTTTCTTAAATGAGTTCATTCCAGAACATCTTCTCAGGCGTGGGTTTGCAGATGTAAACCCAATGGATAAAAGTAAGCGGCAAGCCGAACAATTGGCAAAGTCCAAGCAAATGTTAAATAAAATCGCGAGTGAATATGAGCAATTCCCCTACTATCGCTGA
- a CDS encoding nucleoside/nucleotide kinase family protein, which translates to MNRVDRIIGVDFDNTIVSYDELMHELAVQHGWIDRETQKSKKVIRDSIRKLPDGDVEWQKLQALAYGCKMEKAHLIDGVKDFFQYCKQNNITTYIVSHKTEYANFDETQTNLREAALNWMQQNKFFEKEELGLSRDRVFFESTRTDKIERVKTLSCESFIDDLEETFQETSFPTHIQKILYDPHQQYIPKTDVTIINSWKEVNEYFFSTSL; encoded by the coding sequence ATGAATCGGGTTGATCGAATAATTGGCGTAGATTTTGACAATACAATTGTTAGTTACGATGAGTTGATGCACGAACTCGCAGTACAGCACGGTTGGATCGATCGTGAAACGCAGAAAAGTAAAAAAGTGATTCGAGACAGCATCAGAAAATTGCCAGACGGCGACGTTGAATGGCAGAAACTACAAGCACTTGCTTATGGGTGCAAAATGGAAAAAGCTCATTTAATCGACGGCGTAAAAGATTTTTTTCAATACTGTAAACAAAATAATATCACAACGTACATTGTCAGCCACAAAACAGAATACGCTAATTTTGATGAAACGCAAACAAATTTACGCGAGGCTGCACTAAACTGGATGCAACAGAATAAATTCTTTGAAAAAGAAGAATTGGGTTTATCGCGCGATCGCGTATTTTTTGAATCAACTCGAACTGATAAAATCGAGCGCGTTAAAACGTTAAGTTGTGAAAGTTTTATTGACGACTTAGAAGAAACGTTTCAAGAAACTTCATTTCCAACGCATATTCAGAAAATTCTTTACGATCCTCATCAACAATACATCCCAAAAACAGATGTAACAATTATCAATAGCTGGAAAGAGGTTAATGAATACTTTTTCAGTACAAGTCTCTAA